Part of the Candidatus Obscuribacterales bacterium genome is shown below.
TCTGAGTGGCATATAGCCGCTGAGCGTCTTCTGAGCATCCCTGGTATGGGATCCCTCACCACCGCCTGGACACTCGTCATTACCCATGCCTTCACGCGCTGTGACACCCCACAACAGGCTGCTGCACTAGCCGGAGTTGTCCCGCATCACCGACGCTCTGGCACCAGTCTCAATCGACGATCTCACATCGCTGGTGGACATCCAAAATGGCGTAAAACACTTTATATGGCCGCCGGAGCTTGTATCCAGTTCAACCCACCTCTCAAGGCTTTTTTTGATAAGAAAGTGGCTCAGGGTAAGACCAAACAGATCGCTCGCATTGCTGTCGCTCGTAAGCTCGTGCATATCGCCTGGGCGTGTGTCACCAAAGATCGTGACTTTGATCCCAACTACCAGCGATCTATACAGGCTGCCTGATTTGCTACTTGACTTTTAACACCGTATCTTGGCGCCTCATATGTTAGATATGGGTTGAGATGCTAGACTACAACCCATATCAGTCATCCAGGTTGGTGATGCCGTTTTGCGCCTTGTAGCACAGACTACGCCGCCAAGAATGTTGCCCAACCATTGGATGGACAGGACCGACCCTGAACCGTATCTTGTCGCTGAGACGACGTATCTTATGAGGCTAGCGGCGGCCCTGCCCTTGGCTGACAGTATACCAGAAGAGCACATAAGGATTGTACACATGACCA
Proteins encoded:
- a CDS encoding transposase, with translation SDYARTLQPDPWTPPPAIYYKLRHALERRDDLLKMATQESNRLHALQHDPYVPKDILTQIRRHIATLKRQAQAYLKQIEHLLTDHSEWHIAAERLLSIPGMGSLTTAWTLVITHAFTRCDTPQQAAALAGVVPHHRRSGTSLNRRSHIAGGHPKWRKTLYMAAGACIQFNPPLKAFFDKKVAQGKTKQIARIAVARKLVHIAWACVTKDRDFDPNYQRSIQAA